In Aedes albopictus strain Foshan chromosome 3, AalbF5, whole genome shotgun sequence, the genomic window CGCTAAAAGAAATCTAAAAAGCTTTGTTCTATAAAATCGACCTTGTTGATCCAGTCTATTGTAGATTCATGTCAATACAGAATATCATTACCTCCGTTATATTTGCGAATGAATAAGGAGATAAAAGTGCATGTGATGTAAAAGTTTACCAATTTTATAATATGATTTAATCGTGGTTTCTTAAGTGCTTCCCCTACCCTACTTCAAAGCCAAAAATGATCACAGTCATCTATGTTTTCCTTATATTTTCATCAACTATGCAAAGGTATATTCGTATAAATTTTTAGGCGATTTTATCTCAGTGGAGCACAGAGGTGCACTGCAATGCACTGTATGTCCTCAGTAGAAAATCATTGGTAAACACATTTTATTTTTCAACACATTTTCACATTTATTGGTGAAGCTCCAAAATGAACGCATATATTGAAATGGATGTGAAAGTAGAAGTCAAGTTGTAGTATcgagaaacattttgaaatatgaCACTCGAATGCAAAAGAACTTCACAAAATTGTGTGAAAAAGTCCATTTTTATAATGCAAACGTTAgacatgaccattttgcattttcACACACGTAACACATTCAAAATGCCAAGTATTCATAGAAAATTAAACCAAATATAACTCTTTCAGAACATTTCGGTGGCCCTGAGAAGGGCCGTTTTTGTCAGATGTGGTTCTTCGAGGTCACATTTTTACTTGGAGCTGGTGTACTTGGTTACAGCCTTGGTACCCTCCGAGACGGCGTGCTTGGCCAATTCTCCTGGCAACAACAGACGCACAGCGGTCTGGATTTCGCGGGATGTGATAGTTGAGCGCTTGTTGTAGTGAGCCAGACGAGAAGCCTCAGCAGCGATCCGTTCGAAGATGTCGTTGACGAAGCTGTTCATGATGCTCATGGCCTTCGACGAAACACCGGTATCAGGGTGGACCTGTTTCAGCACTTTGTAGATATAGATGGCGTAGCTTTCCTTCCTgcgctgcttcttcttcttcttgtctcCCTTGACAACGCTCTTCTGAGCCTTGCCGGACTTCTTGGCGGCCTTTCCACTGGTCTTCGGTGCCATTTTCAAACGACTGTATACTCTGGAATCGAGAAACGAATGATTCTACCCAGGCGATTGCCTgctcttttatacccctagaataGTAACGGACACTCAGCCTCTTTTCTGCATTACGTATACCTACTACTCTTTTGCCCATCCCTGTATTGGAGTCGTGTACCATAACGAATGTATAAAATAAACGTGAATATTCGTTTTCCCATCAGTACTGTTTCGTATATCGTATCGTTAGCACCCGTTCTACACATCTCTATCAAAATGTCTGGCCGTGGCAAGGGAGGAAAAGTTAAGGGAAAAGCAAAGTCCCGCTCGAACCGCGCTGGATTGCAATTCCCAGTCGGTCGTATCCATCGTCTGCTCAGGAAGGGTAATTATGCAGAGCGCGTTGGTGCCGGTGCTCCAGTCTATCTGGCTGCCGTGATGGAATATCTGGCTGCTGAAGTGCTTGAATTGGCAGGAAACGCTGCCCGTGATAATAAGAAGACCCGTATTATCCCACGTCATCTGCAGTTGGCCATCCGCAACGATGAGGAATTGAACAAACTTCTGTCTGGAGTTACTATCGCTCAAGGTGGTGTACTGCCTAACATCCAGGCAGTGCTGTTGCCCAAGAAAACCGAAAAGAAGGCCTAAATCATCTATCGACATCGTTGCAACAAAACCCGTCCTTATCAGGACGACCATAGATATTGAGTGAAAGAGTTATTTTAGAAAGTAATTTTATAAAGGCGCTGTGTTAATGAAAATATCTAGTGATGATTGACTACTTTCAAATGTTTGGTTTCCGCTTCGTGCACGACTAGCACAACTCATAATGAGTCATTTTTATGGTTTTGTTGCTAAATGTTGGAAAAATGTATAAATTTCAATCTCAAAAGGCTGATTTTTAAGTTTTACAGCAACTTTCATACACATCGTTGAACTCGATTGAACACACACATAATACGTGTCAGGGTTTAACGATGACAAAAATAAGAAAGAACAAAGCGAGGTGAAATTGAAGAAATGgcttgaaatgtttcaagaaatgACGTGTGTTATGCGAAGAATCATAAaaactttaaggacaaacgtcttgaaatcccgcatcAATTGTgcttcagaacttcaaacgcacaaatctcaagaagcaagcttcaaacagcagtgcattacattattctgttcttgctcactcgtaacaagcttaaaataagaagatcaggagcgccggttttgtttacgaagagatttgtgccctcgaaatcgtgagtaggtgccaaagtcggccattgtggctgccattttgggattctaaccagTCTGTCCTTAAGGACTGTTACTCATTTATTAAGGTAAATTATCCCTCTAGGAAAGAGCAAAATCGTAAAGATAACTCCTATTAATACGCACCCCATCAAGAATATGAGTTCTGAATCACTAAGCGTTAACGTCATAACACAAGTACAAAACATAAAGAATATACCTCAATAATTACCCATACATCTAATTTAAAAAACACCTTTAATAAAATTGCCTAGAGGAAGGGTAAACTCATAGCGTCGGAATATAACTTCAGCCATTTTGAATAACGAACTTCTCTGGCAGTTGAATGAGGGAGCTAAATGAAATCAAATTGCATCGTTGAAGGAAAATTAAGAATTCAAATTGAGTGCAAAACATTCAATTGTGCATTTGAATTACCCTGTTTTTGATGAAATTATCTAAATGTGATGTATGTAACTTGTAAAAAGTGTCGTATGTGTTTCCGATGATTGACAATTAAACCAACGTCATTTAGTTTGTTTTGATTAAACAAACAATATTAGTCAAAGTATGCAAAAGTTGTTATAACAACGAATCGTATTTTAATTCCTTGTCTTACTAAGCTTTTGCATTTGGACCAATAATACTCATTAGGGAAAATAAACTTATAACTCTTTCTAGAAGTATAGTTGTGGCCCTGAGAAGGGCCGTTTGTATTTGGTCAAAAGTGTGTTCTGAGATCACGAGAGTCACATTTGTCACTGAACTTAAGCACGTTCACCACGGATACGACGTGCCAGCTGGATGTCCTTTGGCATAATCGTGACACGCTTGGCATGGATGGCGCACAGATTGGTATCTTCGAACAATCCAACCAGATAGGCTTCGCTGGCTTCCTGCAGAGCCATAACGGCTGAGCTCTGGAAACGCAGATCGGTTTTGAAGTCCTGAGCGATTTCACGGACCAGGCGTTGGAAAGGCAACTTGCGGATCAACAGCTCGGTGGATTTCTGGTAACGACGGATCTCACGCAGGGCAACAGTTCCTGGCCGGTAACGATGAGGCTTCTTCACTCCACCGGTGGCTGGAGCACTCTTGCGAGCGGCTTTGGTGGCCAACTGTTTGCGAGGAGCCTTTCCTCCAGTGGACTTACGAGCGGTCTGCTTAGTACGAGCCATTGCTGGTTGATTGTTAACTGAACACGATCGAATAAAGACTGAAAATGATGCCTGAACGGCAAAGAGGGTTGCTTTTATACTGTCTCTCGAGTCTGGATAGATGCAGATTGGTATAGGTAGGCGAGAAAGAGCAAAGAGGAAATTCAACCGTCGTTTTACAGTATAAATTAGGGTGCAAGCATCCGAACAGGCATCAGTTTGATTTCATTCGTTCGAGTCGACACAACGCACATTACCCCAAATAAGCAGCAATGACTGGCCGCGGCAAAGGAGGAAAAGGTCTTGGAAAAGGTGGCGCCAAGCGTCATCGCAAAGTTCTACGTGATAACATCCAGGGTATCACAAAGCCCGCCATTCGTCGTCTGGCTCGGCGTGGTGGAGTGAAGCGTATCTCCGGTCTGATCTACGAGGAAACTCGTGGCGTCCTCAAAGTGTTCCTGGAAAACGTGATCCGTGACGCCGTCACCTACACTGAACATGCCAAGCGCAAGACCGTCACCGCTATGGATGTTGTGTACGCTTTGAAACGCCAGGGACGTACTCTGTACGGTTTCGGCGGTTAAGCTGTGTCAGcaacagaaattttcaaaacaaaacagccCTTCTCAGGGCTACAAGCCGTATTCCTTAAAAGAGTTTTCCATTTAATTTTCTTGTTGTGTCCTTGTTTCAAAAACTAGGTTACTAGTTATGCGattttttgagattatttttatACCTCTACATTACACTAGACAATCAATTGCTTTGATTTCCGAAAACATGAGAACGCATTATGATTCAGCCTTTGAattcgttaaggacaaacgtcttgaaattccgcttcaacagtgcatcagaacttcaggtgCACaaatcaagaagcaagctttaaacaacagtacattttattattctgctcttgttcacttgtaattagcctaaaataagaagatcaggtgcactggttttgtttacgaaaatatttgtgccctcgaaaacgtgagtaggtgtAAAGTCgttcattgtggcggccattttgggattctaacaagtctgccctTAAAGGATACATTTAGTTGGCCGTTACTGTTAGCATATCCAAGAATAAGTTACACACCAAGTTGCAGCCTTAAGGGCACGGTATAAATTCAATCTCATATGAGAGTTTGATGGAACAGCAGTTATACAATCTAATTTTTAGTGTTTGGACTCTTTAGCAGTATTTAACGCTAAGCAAAGAAATAATTGCCCTTTCAATTTGAATTGTACCTGTCAATTTCAACTACCTGTCAGACATGATTGTTACCTAAGACCACACTAAATCCTCTAAATACTGAAGATAAATTTTTTTGCAAGTGTTTCACAAGAAGAAGGTTATGCATTGTAATACTGGGTTTCATACTAGATAGCAAGGTCCGTTTTTTATATGAAACAAAACGACGTCGCATTGAATCTTTCCAACAGACATTATTCAAAAACATGATTCAATACTCAATACATGTACCAGTTAAGAAGTAATGTGAAATTCAAATTTATGACTAGAAGACATTAAATATCAGGAATCATTTTCAACTTATAACTCTTTACTGAGATCATGCtggtagtcctgaaaaggactgatTTTTGTACGATTTTCCACTCAAACGGCGTTGAACCCACGCTTACTTCTTGCTCTTAGCAGCTGCTTTTTTCGGAGCAGCTTTCTTAGCTGGAGCAGCCTTTTTTGGCTTGGGAGTCTTGGGCTTCTTGGCAGCAGCCTTCGATGGTTTGGTAGCCTTTTGCTTGGGAGCAGCAGCCTTCTTCACTGTTCCGGCTTTCTTGGCGGCCTTGGCACCGGCTGCTTTGGCCTTCTTCTCAGCTGGTTTCTTGGCAGCAGGCTTCTTGACCTTCTTCTCGCCAGTGGCTTTCTTCGCAGCTGGTTTCTTGACAGCCTTCTTTTTCTCACCTGCAGCCTTCTTGGGCTTCTTCTCAGCGGCAGCCTTCTTGTCCTTCAGCTTGAATGATCCTGAAGCACCGGATCCCTTGGTCTGAACGTAGGTGCCCTTCTCGACGCCAGCTTTCAGAGCCTTCCTGATGAAAATGGACAACTTGGCCACGTCGCACTTGTAATTGGCCCCGATGTACTTCTTGACGGCCTGCAATGAAGATCCCTTCCGTTCCTTCAGATTCTTGAGAGCGGCCAAGACCATTTCGTTCGCTGGTGGATGAGTGGCTGGCTTCTTTGGCTTTTTGGCGTCTCCTTTGGCGGCTTTGGTCTTCTTCGGGGCCTTGGCTGGCGAGGCAGCAGCTGGGGCCACGGCGGCAACTTCGGTGGTGGTTTCAGTCATCTT contains:
- the LOC109420106 gene encoding histone H2B-like, which produces MAPKTSGKAAKKSGKAQKSVVKGDKKKKKQRRKESYAIYIYKVLKQVHPDTGVSSKAMSIMNSFVNDIFERIAAEASRLAHYNKRSTITSREIQTAVRLLLPGELAKHAVSEGTKAVTKYTSSK
- the LOC109431220 gene encoding histone H2A — protein: MSGRGKGGKVKGKAKSRSNRAGLQFPVGRIHRLLRKGNYAERVGAGAPVYLAAVMEYLAAEVLELAGNAARDNKKTRIIPRHLQLAIRNDEELNKLLSGVTIAQGGVLPNIQAVLLPKKTEKKA
- the LOC109420140 gene encoding histone H4; this translates as MTGRGKGGKGLGKGGAKRHRKVLRDNIQGITKPAIRRLARRGGVKRISGLIYEETRGVLKVFLENVIRDAVTYTEHAKRKTVTAMDVVYALKRQGRTLYGFGG
- the LOC109431192 gene encoding histone H1, producing MTETTTEVAAVAPAAASPAKAPKKTKAAKGDAKKPKKPATHPPANEMVLAALKNLKERKGSSLQAVKKYIGANYKCDVAKLSIFIRKALKAGVEKGTYVQTKGSGASGSFKLKDKKAAAEKKPKKAAGEKKKAVKKPAAKKATGEKKVKKPAAKKPAEKKAKAAGAKAAKKAGTVKKAAAPKQKATKPSKAAAKKPKTPKPKKAAPAKKAAPKKAAAKSKK